One genomic segment of Synechocystis sp. LKSZ1 includes these proteins:
- a CDS encoding transposase, protein MSKYLSLKNLFIIRVKNDIKNQFYHNRFRVAYFCNLENKSEYYLATNVKTMTNVEIAKAYRFRWKIELSWKFLKSYLKLDELINNNHNRVMIKIIVLLISYLILKLLEISKIYERN, encoded by the coding sequence TTGAGCAAATATCTGAGTTTAAAAAATCTATTTATTATCCGGGTTAAAAACGACATAAAAAATCAATTTTACCATAACCGTTTTAGGGTAGCTTATTTTTGTAATTTGGAAAATAAGAGCGAGTATTATTTAGCTACGAATGTTAAGACAATGACTAATGTCGAAATTGCTAAAGCCTATCGTTTTCGATGGAAAATAGAATTATCATGGAAATTCTTAAAATCCTATCTTAAGCTAGACGAACTAATTAACAACAATCATAACAGAGTGATGATAAAAATTATAGTATTACTCATTTCTTATCTCATTTTAAAACTTCTAGAAATATCTAAAATATATGAGAGAAATTGA